The window GATTGGCTCGACTCCGCTGCAATCGCCCCCAACTCCGCCTCTGGGACCGGCCCTTCAAGCGGTGCTCGTTCAGCATGTTCTGATCTCCCTTTGCCAACATGCCTCTCCCCCCACGGCTGCGGCCCATCCGACAAGATCGCCGCACCCGCTGGATTCGAACCGCCTTGAATCAGCTCCCGCAGCAGACGATGCACGATCAAATCTGGATAGCGCCGAATCGGCGATGTGAAGTGCGTATAGCTCGGCGCAGCCAGCGCAAAATGTCCAACATTTTTCTCGCTATACCGCGCCTGCTTCAACGAACGCAACATCAGGTACGACAGAATCCGTTCCTCCGCCTTTCCTGCAATCTTCGCCGTCAACTTCTGATACATCTGCGGCGTCACTGGAATCGACTCCGCCACCTCATGCGTCTTCGCCTGGCGGTTTGTCCCTCGAGCATCGCGCCGGTCGCCCTTCGTCTGAATCCGTTTCACCGGCAGACTGCTGAAACCCAGCGAGTATCCAAACTGACTCGCGGTCTCCTCGAAGTCAACGATGCGCTTCGGATCAGGTACCTCATGAATTCGATACACACTCGGCACACTCTGCGACTCGATCCACGTCGCCACACACTCATTTGCCGAGAGCATAAACTCTTCGATCAACCGATGCGACCACCCTCGCTGCGACCTTACAATCGCCTCCATATTTCCATCCGGATCGAACTGAATCACCGGCTCCGGCAGATCAAAATCAATCGACCCACGCCGATGCCGCTTCGCATTCAGCTTCAGCGCAAGCTCGTACATGCGCTCAAACTCCGGCACCAACTCCGCAAACTCCGCCCGCGTCTCGGCATTCCCATCCAGCACACCCTGAATCTGCGTATACGTCATCCGCTTCGCACTGCGAATGATCCCCTCGCACACCTCGTATCCCAACACCTCGCCGCGTCCATCGATCTCCATCAAGCAGCTCAGCACCAGCCGATCCTCATCAGGCCGCAGACTGCACATGCCACTCGAAAGCTGCGGCGGCAACATTGGAATCGCGCGATCCGGAAAATAAACCGAAGTCCCTCGCAGACGTGCCTCAAGATCGAGCGCCGTACCTGGCCGCACGTAGTGGCTCACATCCGCAATATGAACCTGCAACTCCCAATTGCCATTAGGCAGCGGCCGCACCAGCACAGCGTCATCGAAGTCCCGTGCCGTCTCCCCATCAATCGTGACGATCTTCAACCCACGAAAATCTCTGCGCCGTCCAATCTCCTCCGCGTCAAGAGTATCGACCGTCTGCTCCGCTGAAGCGGTAGCCTCCGCCAACACATTCATCGGAAATACATGCGGGAGATGATGCTTCCGAATAATGATCTCGACATCCACGCCAAATGCATCCGGCGGCCCCAGCACTTCAATCACGCGCCCACGCGCCGGCCGCCCCACGGTCGGAAAATCCGTAATCTCCACATCGACCGCAAGCCCCTCCAATGGGCGATGCGAATCAAGCTCCTCCGACCAATGCACCTGCGACGCCTGCGCCTCCTCCCCCAGCACACGATGCGGCGTCTCTCTTGGTGTTGACGGAACCTCTGCGCCCTCAGGAATCAGAATCGCCCCGCCACCAGGGGAGCCGGCCATCCGCTCATCCAACGGCGTAATGTAGTTTCCATCAACCAGCGGTACGTTATCCCAGGCACTTCTCCGATGCGCCCGCGCATAGTGAAAGATCCCCACCACCGTCGGGTTCCTTCGATTCAGTACCCGGGCAATCCGCCCCGACCGCCGTCCATCTCTCCCCGGTGGCGCTTCGTCCACCAAAACCTCATCGCCCTGCATCGCGCCATTCAATTCATTCGGCGGAATAAAAAGATCGTCGTTCCGATCCACACTTCCATTCGGCCTCACAAAGCCATACCCATCGCGATGCAGATCGAGCCGCCCCGCCAGCAGTCGATCCCGCGTCGCCCGATGCTCCACCGGCATCTCAAGCCCACCACGCTTTACCCGCTTCGTCTTCTCAGGCGTCGCCGCAGGCAGGCTCCACTGCTCACTATCAGTCTTGACCAACTCCCCACGAACCGTAATCCGCGCCAACTGCTCCAGCAGCAGACGCCGCTCGCGCCCACCGCCTAAACCAAGCTCACGAATCAACTGCTTATACCCTGCGCGATGCCCAGGCGAGCGCTCAATCAACCGCATCAGCTCTCGATCAGTCTGTGGATAGGGAGTGTGTGCCATCGTCTCCGAGCATACAGCGAGCCGCTGTCCTTTTCGCCTACTTCAATGTTCCCGTCAGGGTTTTGGACATCTCCGCCGCCTGCTCGAGCGTGATCCCCTTCGGCATCTGCATGAAATCCGTCTGCACTTCGTCCTGTTGCTCCCCAATGCTCTTAAAAAATAGCGCCTTGCCCTCTATGTGCACATGCGTCTCAACAATCTGCCATAGCTTCGGGGTGACCTCCCGTCGCTCCACACGAAACGTCCCACCGGCGCGGAGTCGCCCCAGCAGACCCCAGCCAAACGTCACATCCTGCGTCAGCCTTCCGCTGATCGTAACGATCCGGTTCTGCCCCTTATTCACCACCAGCTTGCCCGCCATCTGTCCCAGTACGCGCCCCTGAAAATCAGGCGGACTAAACTTTGGATTCGGCTCAAAGTTCAGCGTGATGTTCTCCCCATCGTCGCTTCCCAACTTCCAGGTAAACGCATCGGGCAGCATCCGAAGCAGCTCTTCCGCGTTCTTCCCGTCCTGTTGGCCATCTTTTTTTTGCTTCGCCAGTTGAGCCGGGTCGTGGATGAAGGTCTGCACCCGCTGATCCTCAGCCGTGGCCTCCGTCTCGCTCAACGGCCGTCCATTCTTTTCGATCAGTCGCTTCACGGAGCCATGACTGGTCTCGACCACAATCGAAACCGTATTCATCCCGTCTTTCTGAACATCACGATAGCGCCAGTGGGAGTGGTCATTCAGGTCCGCATCCAGTTCGGCATTCATCGCAACCCGAACAATATCCCTCGGATCCTTCGGCTCCTGGGCGCGCATCGGCAACGTACCCACAGCGAACAAACTCGCCAACACGACCAGCACTGCATGGAACTTCAAATTCTTCATAAACCCACATTCTTTAAGATGCAGATTCTTCAATAACGCTAATATCCAAATTCGATACTATCCTTTAGACGCCGATCGCTCTGCTAAATGTCATCGCGCAAGACTCTGCGTTGCAATTAACTGCCTTAATCTTTGACATTGCCGTTGTTTGTTCTTGTTGGTGTCATCCGTAGGGATCTGCTTCTACCTTTGCGTTCCAGCATGATCTAGTCCACCCACTCCACCCGAACACTCTTCTTCCCCAACCGCAGCGTAGGCGACTCACCCATCGCATCCCTGCCATAGGTCCTGCCCGAGATCTTCTCTCCATTCAAGCTCACTGCATTCTCCGCCAGCTTACGCGTCGCCTCACCCGTCGAACTCGCAAGTCCCGCAAGCACAAGCAACTTCGGCACACGAATCTCTGCCACCCCACTCTCCGCCACGCTCAGCAGTCCTTCTTCTGCAAGCGATACCTTCACCACCGGCACATCCTCACTCACACCGCGTTGCTGAAACATCTTCGCCCAACCCTCAGCCGCAGCATCCGCCTCCTCCTTCGAATGAAAGTCCCGCGTAATCGTCCACGCAAGATTCTTCTTCGCCTGCATCGGATGCAGCGCGCCACACACAACATCCGTCTGCATCTGCGCAATCTCCGACCCGCGCAGATCCGTCAGCAGCGTCCAGTACCTCCACATCAACTCATCCGATACCGACATCAGCTTCCCATACATCTCTGCCGCAGGCTCATGCACACCAATCGCATTCCCCAGCGACTTCGACATCTTCTGCACACCATCCAGCCCCTCGATAATCGGCATCATCAACACGATCTGCTGCGGATGCCCATAGTGCTTCTGCAGATCACGCCCACGCATCAGATTGAACTTCTGATCCGTCCCACCCAACTCCACATCGCACTCCAACGCCACCGAGTCGTACCCCTGCGCAATCGGATAGATCAGCTCATGCAGCGCAATCGGCTGCTCCTCGTTGAACCGCTTATGAAAGTCCTCGCGCTCCAGCATCTGCGACACCGTGAACTGGGCCATCAGCTTCACCATGTCGTAGTAGCTCAACTTATCCAGCCACTCGGAGTTGTATCGAACCTCCGTCGTCTCACGATCGAGTATCTGGAAGACCTGTTCCTTATACGTCTCCGCATTCGCCGCAATCTGCTCCGGCGTCAGCGGCTTCCGTGTCACATTCCTTCCCGTCGGATCGCCGATCAGCGCCGTAGAATCGCCAATCAAAAAAATAACCGTATGCCCCAGCGTCTGAAAGTGCCGCAGCTTACGCAGCAACACCGTATGCCCCAAATGAAGATCCGGCGCCGTAGGATCGAACCCCGCCTTGATCCGCATCGGCACGCCCGTCGCAATTGACTTCGTAATGCGTTCCTTCAGCGCCTCCAGCGGAACAATCTCCGCAGCACCTTTGGTTATCAAATCAAGCTGATCTTCGAGAGAAGCAAACGTAGCCATATCGTTCAAGTATAAAGACGAAAGCCACTCCCAACCACCTTTGCCGAGTCATCTCCTGAACGCGTATGTCAATTTGAAGAGGCCATTATCGACGCCTGATTCGCCGGAGCAGTATCCGCATTCGAAAAATGTTGTAACTGATACTCAAGACGAATCGACTGCGTTGGTGTCCGAAAGTATTCAACGCCAGCACCAAACTGAAAGGTGAAGTTGAAGGATCCTGCCGTGTCAATCGGAATTTTCTTTGCTGAAAGCAGCAACCCTGCAAGCACGCTCGCTGTAGGCTGCCACCGGCTTCTTGGGCGAAGATTGATCCTTGTCCCAAGCGGTGATAGACCTTCGACGTAGGTCCAGCGGCGCCCGCACGTTGTAGTCAACGTCTCGGCATAGAGAACTCCTGTCGTAGGGTCTGTGAACGAAAAACTGGTAGCGCCAGCAACACAGCGCAGCACAGCGCTTGGTGGGTTGGTGTTCGTCATCACTGGAGGCGGGAAGTAATTGCAGCAGTGAGGGTCGCGGTCGGATCGCTTTCAGCAATCAGAGGACGAAGCTCCGCAGCATATTTCAAACGAATCTCTGATTTGCTATAAGTCGACGCTCGTACTGAAATCCCACCTCAGTAAACTTACGATCTGGAGCCTTTCCCAACACAATGTGGCTCGAGTCATTGGAATAGACGAAGAACGCGGCGAAAGTATTCTGGCCTCCAAACGATATCGTGTCTGGGGTCTGTGCGGTTGCTAAAGGAGTAAAAAGAAACCCAAAGAAAAGGCAGAAGAATACCGATCGCTTCATTCATTCCCCAGTTGCTCTGCAAGGTAACGGGATTGTATCTCGTCCGGCTTGCGCGGTAACTTCAAATCACGTCCGTTTCGAGGGTCGCTCCAGCATCACACATCTCATGCCCGACCGTAAGCGCAAACCCGAACGCACCACCCCGCGCAAGGACAAGATCTGCAAGACCTGCGGACGCACCTTCGAGTGGCGCAAACAATGGGCGCGGGACTGGGACATCATCAAATACTGCAGCGACGCCTGCCGCGGCCACAAGCCAGGCGAAGTCGACGCCGTCCTCGAAGCTACTATCCTCTCGCTCCTCGCCGACCGTGGCCGCGACAAAACCATCTGCCCGTCCGAAGCCGCCAAGGCAGTCGGAGGGAATGACACTCGTCGCGACTGGGAGGGTCTCATGGAACCCGCTCGCGCAGCCGCACGCCGTCTCGTCGCCGCTGGCAGAATCGTCATCACCCAGCACGGCCACATCGTCGATCCCTCCACCGCAAAAGGTCCCATCCGACTCCGCCTGCGCTAACCAGGCACCAATTCGCCGTGCGCACCCTGCAGTCCCGAAACTCATCCGGCATCGGCAGCGTGCTTGTAATCACACGATAAAAATCAACACGGAAATAGTTCGTCCAATGCAACCACGCTAAAAAACAGTCTCCCGCCCCAACAATATTCGCCGCCCGGTACGCCTCTAACTCAACATGACCAACGCGAAGAAATCGACGAACCCAGGCAAAAAATCCTCCGACGGAAAGCGCACCTCCCGCTGCTGGCCCGGCTTCGAGCCAGTCCCGGGGAAATCCCCGCACGAGAAAGGAAGCTGCAAGCCAAAACCAGGCAAAAAATCAGCAGCAACAAAACGCGCCGACCAGAAGGCCGCGGCCGCCAGCAAACTCGAGAAACAAGGCAAGCCCAATCCTCGACGAACAGCCGCCTGAACGCTTTATACTTCGCGCATGGACGTCGAACGCATCCGCGCTTACCTCCTCACGCTTCCCCACGTGGTCGAGACGCAGCAGTTCGGCGGGCTCGTCTTCTGGGTCGGCGACAAAGCCATCGGCGGCAAGATGTTCGCCTGGATGAGGCTCGAAGAAAACAACAGCCGCAGCCGCGTCATCTCCTTCCTCGCCGGACAGGAACACTACACCGAACTCCTTGAAATCGACGGCATCTTTCCCGCACCCTACGTCGCCCGCATCTTCTGGGTCGCCGTCGAACGTTGGGATGTCTTCCGCAACTCAGAGTGGGAGCGAGAGCTGAGCGCAGCCCACACCCTTACCTTAGCCAAACTCCCGCCGCGAACCCGCGCCACCCTTGCCCTGCCGGCAGCCCAGCAAAAACGCCTCATCGCCGATCGCAAAAAGCTTCTCGCAAAAAGAGCCGCCGCGAAAAAACGCTGACGCAGTGTACTTCAATCACGCACCTTAGCCGGCACCTATCTAGCTAACCCTCCGCCCATCCGAAGTAAAGATCCCTTCGAACGCAGGCCAGTAGGCATAGATCAAAAACACCTCCAGTACCGTGCAGATCAACCCGGGCAAGATACCCGCCGCCAGCGTCAGGTGAAACATCAAAATATTCACGAGGATCGGCCCCAACAGCACCAGCGCAACCGGCACATACCGCCCCACGAGCAACAAAATACCCGCGATAACCTCAAGCAGCCCATGGAACGTGAACCACCCATGACGAAATAGCACGCCCGCCAGCACCCCGGCATCCCCCGGTATCGGTTGATTCGGCATGAAGTGAAAAAAGTTGTTGAGACCAAAAACCAGGAAAACCAGTCCAAGCAGAATGCGTGCGATCACCACGGCGATCTTCATCGGCAGCGAGCCTCCCTCAAATGGATTTGGTAAAAAATTCTCTCTGTCGACAACACTTGCGTCAAGGAGATTGATTCGTTAGCGTCCAATATATGTCGAATAGTCTCAACTCAGGCGTCACCATGTCGTTGCAGAACAAAGTAGCTCTCATTACCGGAGGCTCTCGCGGAATCGGCGCAGCCACCGTTCGTCTCTTCCATCAGGCCGGCGCCAAGGTCGTCTTCAACTACCGCAGCGCAGCCCAGCAGGCCGAAGCCCTCGTCGCCGAGTGCGGCGGTCCCGACCTCTGCCGCGCCATTCATCAACCCCTCAATACACCGGAAGACGGTGAAGCCCTCGTCACCGCCGCAACCGCCGCCTTCGGCCGCATCGACTGCGCCATCCTCAACCACGGCATCTGGCCCTCGCACGACGCGTCCATCTCCGAGATGACCACCATCCAATGGCGTGGCACCCTCGGCACCAACCTCGACAGCGTCTTCGGTGTCATCCGAGCCGCAGTCGCGCAAATGAAAACCCAGCCCAAATCAGGCAACGCTCGAGGCCACATCGTTCTTATCAGCTCCACCGCCGGCCAGCGCGGCGAAGCCTTCCACGCCGACTACGCCGCCACCAAAGGTGCCCTCATCAGTCTCACCAAAAGCCTCTCCACCGAACTCATCGGCCAGGGCATCTACTGCAACTGCGTCGCCCCCGGCTGGGTCGCCACCGACGCCACAACAGAGGTCCTCAGCGACCCCGCAATCTCCAGCAAACTCTTATCCCTCATCCCCCTCGGTCGTCCTGCACACGTCGAAGAGATCGCCGCCCCCATCCTCTTCCTCTGCACTCCCTTCGCAGGCTTCATCTCCGGCGAAATCTTCAACGTCAACGGTGGCGCGGTACTCGTCGGCTGAACGGAGCCCCATGAAGCAACTTGCTTTCACGATCACGGTCGCACTCAGCCTCATCACCACCCAACACCTCTGGTCTCAGGCTAGCGAGATCCCCAGCGCCGCCCCAACACAGACCGCCGGTCAAACGCCCGAGCAGCGCGGACGTCATCTCCTCGACGAGATGCTCCTGGCCCTCGGTGGTGACGAGTGGCTCAACCGCAACAACATCCAGGAGCGTGGCCACGCCGCCCGCTTCTTTCGCGGCGCTCCCACCGGCATCGTCATCGACTTCACCTCCGTACACCAGTTCCCCACAGCCAATCGCTTCGAGGCCGACCGCATCGGATTCATCACCGACAAGAGCATCATCTTCCCCGGGAAGAAGATCGACATCGTCCAGATCTGGACCGCCGGCAAAGGCTACGAGGTCACCTACAAGGGCAAAGCCGAGCTCCCCAAAGATCAGGTCGAAGACTTCTACCGCCGCCGCGACCACTCGATCGAATCCATCTATCGCGTCTGGCTCAAATCTCCCGGCGTCATGGTCATCGCCGAAGGCCCTTCCATGATCGAACGCCGCCTCGCCGAAAAAGTCACCATCCTCAGCGCGAACAACGACGCCGTCACCGTCGACATGGACGCCACCAACTATCTCCCCCTCCGCCGCACCTTCGAATGGCGCAATGAGACCTTCAAAGATCAGGACGAAGACGCCGAGGAGTACGCTGACTATCACACCATCCAGGGCTTTCCCACCGCTCTTACCATCAGCCGCTACCACAACGGCGACTTGGCCAGCCAAACCTTCCTCCTCAAAGCCGAGTACAACGTCGATCTCTCCCCCGACACCTTCAATCCCGAAGTCCTCCTCAAGAAAAAACAGTAATCGGCCCGCACTGGATACACTCTCGTCAAACAGAAGGAGCCAAACTGATATGAAACACAAGTTCGACAACATCCTCGGCACCGTCGGCAACACACCAGTCGTCCGCATCAACAAGCTCGCCCCGCCCGACGTCAATCTCTTCGTCAAAGTCGAAGCCTTCAACCCGCTAGGCTCCGTCAAAGACCGTCTCGCCCTCGGCGTCATCGAAGACGCCGAACGCACCGGCGCTCTCAAGCCCGGCCAGACTGTCGTCGAAGCCACCAGCGGCAATACCGGCATCGGCCTCGCCATGGTCTGCGCACAAAAAGGCTACCCACTCGTCATCACCATGGCCGAGAGCTTCTCCATCGAGCGCCGCAAACTCATGCGCTTCCTCGGAGCCCGCGTCATCATCACCCCCACAGCCGAGCGCGGCCTCGGTATGGTAAAAAAGGCAAACGAACTCGCCGAAAAGAACGGCTGGTTCCTCCCCCGGCAGTTCGCCAACGAGGCCAACGCCGACATGCACTCCCGCACCACCGCACAGGAGATCCTCCGCGACTTCGAAGGCGATCGCCTCGACTACTGGGTCACCGGCTTCGGCACCGGCGGCACTCTCAAAGGTGTCTCCCGCGTCCTCGCCGAAAAACGTCCCGAGACCAAAATCATCCTCTGCGAACCGGACGTCGCCCCCATGGTCTCAAGCGGCCTCGAGCAGCCCCACAACTCCGATGGCTCTCCCTCCGCCAGCCATCCTTCATGGGCGCCGCATCCTCAGCAAGGCTGGAGTCCCGACTTTATCCCGAAGCTCGCACAGGACGCCATCGACACGCACCGCATCCACAAGGTTCTCCGCATCGAAAACTCCGAAGCCATGCGACGGAGCCGCGAACTCGCTCAACACGAAGGCATCTTCGTCGGCATCAGCTCAGGAGCCACCTTCGCCGGAGCACTTCGCATCGCCGCCGAAGCCCCCAAAGGCTCCACCATCCTCTGCATGCTGCCCGATACCGGCGAGCGCTACCTCAGCACCCCGCTCTTCGCCGACATCGCCGTCGACATGACCCCCGAAGAGCTCGAAATCTCTCGCTCGACTCCAGGCGCCCAACTCGCACCACCACCCGCTGCCTGATCAACCGCTGATGCGTCTCTCGCCGCTTCAAGCTTTGTTCTTCAACTCCGGGTATCGCGCAAAGATCCGACGCTGATCTTCAAGCGGAAGATCTCGCAATCGCATCGGCTTATCCTGCGGGCGCGTGCCCTTCTGATTCAGAACATTCATGAGATTCCATTCACGCTGCAGTGTGCGTGGCTCCTCCGCCTTCAAGTCGTATCGCGTAAAGTCGATCGCCAAAACAGGAGTGTCTTTTACCCAATCATGCAGCAACGCCAGCCGAAACTCGCGATTCATAAACCACTGGATCTCCAGATCCTTTTCCGAGCCCGGTGCTCCCGTTCCCTTGGCATCGAATCGGTAGTTGAGCTTCGCATTATTCGGAGTGTGCTTCCGCCACTCCAGTCCGAACTCCCCCTCCGTCTGCACCTTGGTATCCGGCCATCTCTCTCGTATCGTCTCTAGCCAATACGTCAGGTCCGCATCATGGCCAATCGATACCTCCCAGATCGCGGTCACCCATCCAAAGTTGTTCAGCGCATACCCGGTATCAAAATGCACCGCCGTGGTATCCATCATCTCCTTCCGCCCAACATCGATCCCGAGATTCCCCACCGACTCAATCGGCCCCACACCCAACCGACTATTGAATCCACCCTCAAAACCGTTCCGCCGCGCCGTCAAAAAGTCGCACGTCCAACCATCCAGACAAACACAGTCAATGAAGTCCGCCGGCCCCTGAGCCGGCTTCAGGTAGTGCTCCCGGCTCGGATAGTACGGATAGCAAATTCCCCCGTCGCCATCTCCATTATCGATACCCACCTGGCTCCAGATCTGACCCTGACAAACATGAATGCCCTCATCCGCAGCGAGCAGGCGCTGATTCTCCGCATCCATAAATCCCGCCACCAGGCACTGAGGCCGATACCCGCCCCCATCCATCTCGCTAATCATGCCCAGCGCCTGATGAATCGTCTTACGGATGTCCTCCCGCGTCGCATACATCGGCGCAAAGTACCCGCCCGGAATAAACGTGATCTCGTCGCCATATTGGTCGTGGTACGAAGCAAGCAATCGCCGAATGTCCTGGTACTCTTTGCGGCTGTCCTTCAGCGCAAGCCAGCTGATAGCCCACGTCATCCTCCCGTCAGGACAGCCCGCTCGAAACGCCTCGCGCCGCGACCGAATGCGCTCCGGCCGGTTATCAATCGCCTCATCTTCACCAATCGAGCGATCCGGAGTCACCTCAATCTGATTCACCCGCACAACCGAAACGTGGG is drawn from Edaphobacter lichenicola and contains these coding sequences:
- a CDS encoding ribonuclease R family protein, which codes for MAHTPYPQTDRELMRLIERSPGHRAGYKQLIRELGLGGGRERRLLLEQLARITVRGELVKTDSEQWSLPAATPEKTKRVKRGGLEMPVEHRATRDRLLAGRLDLHRDGYGFVRPNGSVDRNDDLFIPPNELNGAMQGDEVLVDEAPPGRDGRRSGRIARVLNRRNPTVVGIFHYARAHRRSAWDNVPLVDGNYITPLDERMAGSPGGGAILIPEGAEVPSTPRETPHRVLGEEAQASQVHWSEELDSHRPLEGLAVDVEITDFPTVGRPARGRVIEVLGPPDAFGVDVEIIIRKHHLPHVFPMNVLAEATASAEQTVDTLDAEEIGRRRDFRGLKIVTIDGETARDFDDAVLVRPLPNGNWELQVHIADVSHYVRPGTALDLEARLRGTSVYFPDRAIPMLPPQLSSGMCSLRPDEDRLVLSCLMEIDGRGEVLGYEVCEGIIRSAKRMTYTQIQGVLDGNAETRAEFAELVPEFERMYELALKLNAKRHRRGSIDFDLPEPVIQFDPDGNMEAIVRSQRGWSHRLIEEFMLSANECVATWIESQSVPSVYRIHEVPDPKRIVDFEETASQFGYSLGFSSLPVKRIQTKGDRRDARGTNRQAKTHEVAESIPVTPQMYQKLTAKIAGKAEERILSYLMLRSLKQARYSEKNVGHFALAAPSYTHFTSPIRRYPDLIVHRLLRELIQGGSNPAGAAILSDGPQPWGERHVGKGRSEHAERAPLEGPVPEAELGAIAAESSQSERRADDAERELIEWKKIKFMQDRVGEDFNAIILSCTKYGFFVELNDLFIEGLVPLTSLQDDRYMFRDTDRQIVGTRNGRVFKMGQQVHVLLDRIDRQQRRLQFALLPSEDDVAVVPRSLRRSKTAASASGERPHSSPNRSGKKGKTKAKARERNKKAKGKRR
- the tyrS gene encoding tyrosine--tRNA ligase; this translates as MATFASLEDQLDLITKGAAEIVPLEALKERITKSIATGVPMRIKAGFDPTAPDLHLGHTVLLRKLRHFQTLGHTVIFLIGDSTALIGDPTGRNVTRKPLTPEQIAANAETYKEQVFQILDRETTEVRYNSEWLDKLSYYDMVKLMAQFTVSQMLEREDFHKRFNEEQPIALHELIYPIAQGYDSVALECDVELGGTDQKFNLMRGRDLQKHYGHPQQIVLMMPIIEGLDGVQKMSKSLGNAIGVHEPAAEMYGKLMSVSDELMWRYWTLLTDLRGSEIAQMQTDVVCGALHPMQAKKNLAWTITRDFHSKEEADAAAEGWAKMFQQRGVSEDVPVVKVSLAEEGLLSVAESGVAEIRVPKLLVLAGLASSTGEATRKLAENAVSLNGEKISGRTYGRDAMGESPTLRLGKKSVRVEWVD
- a CDS encoding acyloxyacyl hydrolase, which produces MTNTNPPSAVLRCVAGATSFSFTDPTTGVLYAETLTTTCGRRWTYVEGLSPLGTRINLRPRSRWQPTASVLAGLLLSAKKIPIDTAGSFNFTFQFGAGVEYFRTPTQSIRLEYQLQHFSNADTAPANQASIMASSN
- a CDS encoding DUF2256 and DUF3253 domain-containing protein, with the protein product MPDRKRKPERTTPRKDKICKTCGRTFEWRKQWARDWDIIKYCSDACRGHKPGEVDAVLEATILSLLADRGRDKTICPSEAAKAVGGNDTRRDWEGLMEPARAAARRLVAAGRIVITQHGHIVDPSTAKGPIRLRLR
- a CDS encoding MmcQ/YjbR family DNA-binding protein — translated: MDVERIRAYLLTLPHVVETQQFGGLVFWVGDKAIGGKMFAWMRLEENNSRSRVISFLAGQEHYTELLEIDGIFPAPYVARIFWVAVERWDVFRNSEWERELSAAHTLTLAKLPPRTRATLALPAAQQKRLIADRKKLLAKRAAAKKR
- a CDS encoding DoxX family membrane protein, with translation MKIAVVIARILLGLVFLVFGLNNFFHFMPNQPIPGDAGVLAGVLFRHGWFTFHGLLEVIAGILLLVGRYVPVALVLLGPILVNILMFHLTLAAGILPGLICTVLEVFLIYAYWPAFEGIFTSDGRRVS
- a CDS encoding SDR family NAD(P)-dependent oxidoreductase; protein product: MSNSLNSGVTMSLQNKVALITGGSRGIGAATVRLFHQAGAKVVFNYRSAAQQAEALVAECGGPDLCRAIHQPLNTPEDGEALVTAATAAFGRIDCAILNHGIWPSHDASISEMTTIQWRGTLGTNLDSVFGVIRAAVAQMKTQPKSGNARGHIVLISSTAGQRGEAFHADYAATKGALISLTKSLSTELIGQGIYCNCVAPGWVATDATTEVLSDPAISSKLLSLIPLGRPAHVEEIAAPILFLCTPFAGFISGEIFNVNGGAVLVG
- the cysK gene encoding cysteine synthase A; protein product: MKHKFDNILGTVGNTPVVRINKLAPPDVNLFVKVEAFNPLGSVKDRLALGVIEDAERTGALKPGQTVVEATSGNTGIGLAMVCAQKGYPLVITMAESFSIERRKLMRFLGARVIITPTAERGLGMVKKANELAEKNGWFLPRQFANEANADMHSRTTAQEILRDFEGDRLDYWVTGFGTGGTLKGVSRVLAEKRPETKIILCEPDVAPMVSSGLEQPHNSDGSPSASHPSWAPHPQQGWSPDFIPKLAQDAIDTHRIHKVLRIENSEAMRRSRELAQHEGIFVGISSGATFAGALRIAAEAPKGSTILCMLPDTGERYLSTPLFADIAVDMTPEELEISRSTPGAQLAPPPAA
- a CDS encoding DUF3863 domain-containing protein, whose translation is MRGDWTRREFLGRSAGLAASLGLAGVAGEIGAETMAPSGLRGRFLTHVSVVRVNQIEVTPDRSIGEDEAIDNRPERIRSRREAFRAGCPDGRMTWAISWLALKDSRKEYQDIRRLLASYHDQYGDEITFIPGGYFAPMYATREDIRKTIHQALGMISEMDGGGYRPQCLVAGFMDAENQRLLAADEGIHVCQGQIWSQVGIDNGDGDGGICYPYYPSREHYLKPAQGPADFIDCVCLDGWTCDFLTARRNGFEGGFNSRLGVGPIESVGNLGIDVGRKEMMDTTAVHFDTGYALNNFGWVTAIWEVSIGHDADLTYWLETIRERWPDTKVQTEGEFGLEWRKHTPNNAKLNYRFDAKGTGAPGSEKDLEIQWFMNREFRLALLHDWVKDTPVLAIDFTRYDLKAEEPRTLQREWNLMNVLNQKGTRPQDKPMRLRDLPLEDQRRIFARYPELKNKA